A single region of the Chrysoperla carnea chromosome 5, inChrCarn1.1, whole genome shotgun sequence genome encodes:
- the LOC123301690 gene encoding small integral membrane protein 12-A, whose amino-acid sequence MFWSVIVRYATRYAPFITVPFAGIIGYIGYNLEELISDKYTPFSESIQQKRMERLTTDEKLEDTLNTGKSKSKVAQSNSVLDTNLSPSLQAKRKEQLN is encoded by the exons AT GTTTTGGAGTGTGATAGTCAGGTATGCGACAAGATATGCGCCTTTTATTACTGTTCCATTCGCTGGAATCATTGGATACATAGGTTACAATTTAGAAGAATTGATATCGGATAAATATACTCCGTTTAGTG aatcaATACAACAAAAACGAATGGAAAGACTGACTACAGATGAAAAATTAGAAGATACGTTAAACACAGGAAAATCTAAGAGCAAGGTAGCACAAAGTAATTCGGTTTTAGACACAAATTTATCTCCATCATTGCAAGCAAAAAGAAAAGAAcagctaaattaa